Genomic DNA from Panthera leo isolate Ple1 chromosome A1, P.leo_Ple1_pat1.1, whole genome shotgun sequence:
GAACTCAATTCTCCAAATCCAGTCATGATCTGCCTTAAAATGGACCGAAGAGCCACTGATGACGGTTCCACAAGCTCATTCTCAGAAATCCTCCGCAGAGGAACTGTGATAGTGCTAACATAGGTTTGAACACCTGACCGCTCTAAACGAGAAATAGTTCGGCGAAAGCCCCCACTATTGCTTTCGATAGTGACTGTATTTTCCGCTAGCCCTACCCTAGATCGAGTTCTACTTGCAATACTATCCCGATCTCTGTTTTCTCCAGGACGAATCCTTCTCACTTGGAGGTCCAGCGTGATTGTTGGATGTCGTCGTGTAGCAGTTGAAGATCTGCTagattcttctccttcctctactGTTATTCTTGACACAAGTCTTGAGTTAGAGAATGGAGCATAGGCAGTACCTCTACGTTCCCTATCCTGCTCTAAAAAGACACGCGTTATACCTCTCCTCCTAACAGACCTTCTGACGTTTTGCTGTAAAGGTCTACTTTCTCTCTGTGAGTTACGATAAACAGTGCCACTTTGTCTCTGAATTGGTGAGCGGCTTCGACTACTGAAAGCAGACCGTAATCTTATTGGCTCTAATCTTTGGTTTGTATTCCTCACTGTAACATTAGTTCTAGCCCCATTTTCCCAAACATGTGCTGCTCCAAAccgctgcccctccctctgcctgagtTCACTACCACCCAACTGGTTTGCGTGACTACCGAAATCAGCACGCGGAGCTCTCGTTCTAGGAATGCCAACTGCTCCCCCAATGCCATTTCTTAATCTTCCCAATGTTGAGAAAGATCCTTCTGCTGAATTCTGCCCCCTTGAACCGAGCCTAGTCCTTGGGATGTTGGAGCTACTACCACTGTGATTCATGGAGGTTTGGCTTCGCGTTCGCCTAGCCACAGGACTGGCTGACCTCTGTTGCCTATTTGTAGTACGATCCCTGCTAAAATCTGAAAGTGGAATGCCTGTCTGATCTTCGCCATGAATTTCAATTTCTCTATTCTCATGATTTATATGGATTTCCAGACTAAACCGAAACTCTCCACTGTTTGGGTTTGTTCGACTCACAGCTCTCCAAGTTTGGTTCCCATTCTGTCCACTTCGAGTTGCGTTTCCCGTGCGTCGAAACGTGTTCAACCATTCTAGCAGAGAATCTTCGTTTGAACTTTCTCTAGGGACTTCTGAGTCtggaaagcaaagcaaatcaaCTTAAGATCAATTCCTAAAATCTATCTTTAGACTTTTATTAAAGCTTACgagataaattttttattaaattcaataatatttaagaaCATCTATGCATTTTAGTGaatgaaaatggcaaaaagttggaatttctaaaagaaaagtatataCTATATGCATAGTATAATACATTCTGatgtattataaaactataaatactGTTTATGCAAAGCTCTGAAGAAATCCTCATTCTTACTTTCTCTATGCCCATTACTGGCAAAATATTAAGGCAAATGaggaggcgcctggatggctcggtcagttaagtgcttgactcttgatttcagcttaggtcatgatctcaccattcgtgagttcaagccctgtgtcaggctctgtgctgacagcacggagcctgcttgggattctctgtctccctctttcttggcCCTTCCACCTGCCTGCATACTCAAtctctcccaaagataaataaatatttaaaaaaactaaagcagATGAGAAATACAGCCAATACTAAAACAGTACATTTAAATTGCTTTAGCCATATGgtaaaatcagtaaaatatagTGGCAAAACTTATATATACTTCATTGTGAATGGGATTCTTCTGGTAAAGGGAAGTCAACATTTTACAGCTAGAGGTATTTTCATGACCTCAGGAATTTTATCCTATTTCTCAGGAACTGCCAAAAATGTACACTTTAAGAAATGTGCCTTTCTGAATACATATTAGCACTACATTATGTCTTTATGTGAAGCTGGGAAACTTTAGGCATGCTACCTAAGTTCTCTAGGACTGTACCCTTATTTGTAACTTGGagataataaaagtataaatgtcATAGGATTATCATGAGAATAAAATACTGGATATAAAATGATTAGTACAATACCTGGCATATAGGAAGCATTTAATAAAGGTTAGccattatgaatattttctgttcatttagaatgtaagctccaggaAGATGAAGAGTTTTATCTTGTCTTATTTACTGTTAAATCCCCACCTCTACAACAGTATCTGGTACAAATCAGACTCTCTCAATTAATGTTGAATGaatcaatttagaaaaaatgagCCCCTGATAAACTTCCATAACACTGCTACTACGGGAAGcttaagttttccatttttaaccaGTGGATTATATAAAGGGAAAAAGTCAATGAAAATCATTCTAATGCACATGAACTATACAGACTTTAACCTTTAAGTTTATTCTACACAAAAATGGCCGTTAAATGAGATGGCTTTGATTTCGTTTCAATCTCTTATAAAAATTTCttgtaaaaaccatttttaaatattaaagttaaaGCTATTAATCAACTGCTGGTGTCAATAAAATAAACCACCTTTAGCCATATCTAAAAGATACAAGCTATTTTATATGCGGTAAGTACATTTTCCATTAAAACATAGTAAAAGGACCAGCATTACCAGCTATAGCAATATGGTGTAACTTCCATATctacatatacagaaaaaaaaaggaaatccaatttccattttaatttggaAAGAGACAGGAGTAAAAGGCAGATAAAAAACATGCTAAAGGCAACTTCCATCTTCAGTTACTAGAACGTATGATGATGGTTGCGTAAAAGAGTTCACTAATAATCTAATGAAACCTGTCCTGCCCTACTCCTTTTACAAATGCACTGTAATGGTCACGTGAACAGCCTGGCCATTGGGTGcagccatgtgactaagttctcaTCAGAGGAATAGGAGTGAAAGTGATAGATCTCACTTTCGGACTGGTGCCTGGACCTCTTTCTGGAACCTAGACCTGCCAGCTAGAACCTAGAGGTGGTTGTGACTTAGCTGGATCATGTACACAATATCCTGGAGCAGCAACGTCTAATGAAActtttaatatgcaaatatgaaaatatgcagCAGTGGAAATTTCTACGTCTGTCCTGTCCAATACAGAAGTCACTAACCATATGTGACTACCGAGCACTTCAATGTGGCTAACAGGAGTGAAaagctgaattttaaatgttatttaattttacttaagttTAAATGGTCACATAGGACTAATAGCTCCTGTACTGGATGGTACAGTGATAGAACTACTCTGCTGGCTGGGTTCCAAGAGGATTCATGGAGTAAAGCTTGCCTATCTCCCCTGGACTGTTAACAGGAAAAGAAACTTGTATCTCACTGAGCCGTTgcatttttgagtttttaatcgTCTTTGCTCTAATACAATAGTCTTAATATgtgaaatgacttaaaaaaaaaaaaaaagtgaaactacCAATAATGAATACCTCTGGGGAAGGAAGTAGAACTGGTAAGAGGTACATTGAGTTGGCTTTACTTTTAATTCTATACACTTCTGtttagtttgaaatttttttcactttattttttataagaacttTTTATGACATAGTGTTTGTTCGGTAACatgacaaacacaaaaataataaaactaacaatAAAGACATGTTTTCTCAATCTTTCTGTATTGCTCTGTAGAAAATTTTAGAAGCGAAGTTTAGTTACATTACTTTAAAAGAAGTAGTGTGTGCATTCtaagattaaaaagaattatgctGGTAATTAACTTCATTGTACACTATCTCACATACATGAGCTCCCCAAGGGCAATCCGTGTGTGTAAAGGGTCTTTGTATTCAACCCCTGTCCTATACTGCCTAACTAGGGTGCTTTGCACATGATGGGTAAATACTATCTGAATGAGTACCACATTGAAactggaaaacattaaaaacaaaagtactgTCCAAGATCCAGTAAGTTCATGTCTGCCACTGCTCTAATTAAACTTGTTCCTAATGGAAAGGAGTCCACAGTACCTCTGGTATCTGTCCCACTTCTCAAGTCAGGCTGAGATGCTCTTTGTTCCTTGACTCCATCCAATCGCTGCTGTAGTTCTTCTGATGTTATTTCtcctaaaaacaataaaaaattgcTCAGTGAAACTAAATACCTTAAATGATTGTTTTAGGAGAGCTCGTGAAGGGTAAGACTAATAATCTTTAGCGATCTGCAGAAGACATTCTATTATTTTCATGGTCTGTTACATTGATagacagttaaaaatatttaattgatgcAAGTATACATCATTTTGgttgtgttttattaaaataaaaatagggtttAATTtgaatactcttttaaaaatcctCTCAGTTGATACACTTAGGAATCTAGAAACCCTAATTCGTAGATTTGTATTagagttaaaagaaatttaaaaggaagtaTTTCTAGGAAAAACTCTGAATCTTTATCTGCTTGAATGTTACCTCAACAGGTCATTATATCAGTCATCAATATACAGTGCACAAATAtgcaatatacaaatatatcGTGTGCAAACATACAAGTTTCAATTAgttcatttctgaaataaatttgtaaaaaactTATGGAACACACTAGACTTTTGAAGCATTATTAATTcagctaagtaaataaataaattataacacctcaaattagtttttttttttttttaatgttcatttatttttgagagagagacagagaccaagcgggggaggggcagagagagagggagacacagaatcggaagcaggctccaggctctgagttgtcagcacagagcccgacacggggctcgaactcacagaccacgagattgttacctgagccaaagttggacactcaaccaactgtgctacccaggcgccccagaactgggttttaaaaaatatctaatttaCAACTATTACTTAAAAGAGAAACAGGGCCGTATATGTAAAAAATTGACACTATTATGTACATTTGTGAGCTCCATGTCTAAGATTCatacttatcaaaaagagaagtaagccagtgattttctattttgtcctaTTACAAGGGTCTTAAATTCACAAAAATAGTGCCTTATAttttgggagagggaagaagggggggaaaaaaccctccTTATTTTGAAACTCCTccttactataataaaaaaaggtGTCTCCTCTTTTACCCATATCTTACCAGGGGTGCCTAGAAGATTGTGGTCTCTCATTAGCCTGTAATCTTCATCATTGAGTTCGTTAATAAACTGATAATAGGCTTCTTCTCTGTGGAGGCGCTCTTGCTGCCATCTTCTCTCACTTTCACGACGATCATGGGCTCGAGATGAGGCTTCTTCACTACCATCGTCCGATCTCGATCTAGACGGATTCATACTGAGATTCCTGGCTTTCTGTTCAAACAAGATGTACAAGATCCAGGCTGTTAGTCATGGACCACACAGAGCTTCGTGTTTTTGACTTACGGTCTCTTTACTTTCAGTTTAAATTTCGTCCTCTGCTCATATATTCCATATGCCAAATCTTGCAGTGAAGAACTCACACATGAAACGAAAAGCAGCTTCTAGGAGACAGAACACAACTGGACCTACTTCTTTGCTTAAAGCCACTACTTAAAGCAGACTGGATTTGGTTTTACCACGCATTTCTCATAGCTGAATACCAAAGTGCTCCTctcatttctctgcctccttcactctctgATAAAGTTGATCTAAAACCCTCACTGACAGTTCGAATATCTGGGTACTTCATGTTAGCATACAAAATACAAGCTGAATTATGCACTTTATGCatgattttaaattgttttttacttCATAAGCACAGAGCTATTGGGAGGCTATCGTCTACCTTTATTTCCAGCAAAGGTATTCTCCCCCAAATAAAACTCACATATGTAATATTACCCTCCGTTGCACTTTCTTAGGTAAAAATAATTTGGCCTACTGTATCTACTGAACAGACTTGGCAGCTGGTCTCTTAAACCTAACGGGAAATGCCACACACTTGCTCGGAGGACTGTGAATGTGTATAAGGGCACCCTGTGCCTCCCCCATAGCAAACCTCATCCTCAGGCCTGGTTAGTCCCAGAGGTTTCTGAGTGCCCGTGAAACTTCCTGACCTTGCCTAGGcaaaccctattttttttttttttttattatactcaAGTGTCATTCCTTAGAGGCTTACTTTTGCACAGAAAAGAAACCAGTGAGGAAAACTACTTGTTTCACAAATATCTTAGAATTTCTTACACGCATCTATTTAGCAAGTCAACGGCTCTCACCTGGGAAGGCACATCAAACTCACTTGaggaaattcttaaaaataaagatgccctaggggcgcctgggtggctcagtcggttaagcgaccgcgaccgacttcaactcaggtcatgacctcatggtccgggagttcgagccccgcgtcgggctctgtgctaacagctcagagcctggagcctgtttcaattctgtgtctccctctctctgaccctccccggttcatgctctgtctctctctgtgtcaaaaataaataaacgttaaaaaaaaataaaaattaaaattaaaaaaaaaaataaagatgcccTAGATCTCATCTCGAAGCCCAGATCAGAAGTTTCCAAGGTAGGGCCCAGGTCTACCTTTAAAAGCTAATTTGGGCGTGctgtggaaggaaagaaactatTCCTTGACAATTTCTAGATGTCAAAAAAGGGTGTGTGTGATTACAGCACATGACATAATGGAGGCTGGAGGATCAAATAACTAGGTGACCAGAGAAGCAACGGCCGCGCCTCTGACTCAGTGTTTAATAAGCAAACTACTTTAAATACAAAGTAAATTAGTCTACAAGTCTGAACTACGTGTGAGTAAGCAATCCAGTTTCATGTACATGCTAACATTAAGTTCCAAATTTGGGGATTTTATTACAGTGACTGTTATgtccttttttaa
This window encodes:
- the RNF6 gene encoding E3 ubiquitin-protein ligase RNF6 isoform X1; the protein is MNPSRSRSDDGSEEASSRAHDRRESERRWQQERLHREEAYYQFINELNDEDYRLMRDHNLLGTPGEITSEELQQRLDGVKEQRASQPDLRSGTDTRDSEVPRESSNEDSLLEWLNTFRRTGNATRSGQNGNQTWRAVSRTNPNSGEFRFSLEIHINHENREIEIHGEDQTGIPLSDFSRDRTTNRQQRSASPVARRTRSQTSMNHSGSSSNIPRTRLGSRGQNSAEGSFSTLGRLRNGIGGAVGIPRTRAPRADFGSHANQLGGSELRQREGQRFGAAHVWENGARTNVTVRNTNQRLEPIRLRSAFSSRSRSPIQRQSGTVYRNSQRESRPLQQNVRRSVRRRGITRVFLEQDRERRGTAYAPFSNSRLVSRITVEEGEESSRSSTATRRHPTITLDLQVRRIRPGENRDRDSIASRTRSRVGLAENTVTIESNSGGFRRTISRLERSGVQTYVSTITVPLRRISENELVEPSSVALRSILRQIMTGFGELSSLMEAESESEVPRHGQHLPERHSDPSTVGAVNDISQHSEGSSQNRRAREDSSEMRGENETPRPPARNSDSRGGRQSRNSNNLVETGTLPILRLAHFFLLNEGDDEDHIRGLTKEQIDNLSTRNYEHSSIDSDLGKICSVCISDYVTGNKLRQLPCMHEFHIHCIDRWLSENCTCPICRQPVLGSSIANNG
- the RNF6 gene encoding E3 ubiquitin-protein ligase RNF6 isoform X2; this translates as MNPSRSRSDDGSEEASSRAHDRRESERRWQQERLHREEAYYQFINELNDEDYRLMRDHNLLGTPGEITSEELQQRLDGVKEQRASQPDLRSGTDTRDSEVPRESSNEDSLLEWLNTFRRTGNATRSGQNGNQTWRALWDSGPPFPAGYWPEAALSPLPHGLPNMATCFMKACRLRRIFAGSMRRCQRCAIPLPLNS
- the RNF6 gene encoding E3 ubiquitin-protein ligase RNF6 isoform X3 — its product is MNPSRSRSDDGSEEASSRAHDRRESERRWQQERLHREEAYYQFINELNDEDYRLMRDHNLLGTPGEITSEELQQRLDGVKEQRASQPDLRSGTDTRDSEVPRESSNEDSLLEWLNTFRRTGNATRSGQNGNQTWRALWDSGPPFPAGYWPEAALSPLPHGLPNMATCFMKACRLRSLVK